The following is a genomic window from Podarcis raffonei isolate rPodRaf1 chromosome 5, rPodRaf1.pri, whole genome shotgun sequence.
cagcatggctaagccgcttctggcgaaccagagcagcgcacagaaacggcgtttaccttcccgccggagcggtacctatttatctacttgcactttgacgtgctttcaaactgctaggttggcagcagcagggaccgggcaacgggagctcaccccgtcgtgtggattcgaaccgcgaccttccgatcagcaagtcctaggctctgtggtttaacccacagcaccacccgcgtccctggctgGGAGCATACATCTGGGTAATAATAGCCTTTCTGACTCCCACTTGGTGTAGGCTTGACAAAACAGCCCCAGATATATTTTTTCATGTGTGAAGTCCAAAGCATTGAAGATAAAATAACCAGGGTACCAAAATGAGGCAATAGAATGTAACGGTACTTGTATAGAGTTTCCAAGGGCTGTACATGTTTCAGAGGTGGTCCCCACAGAGCAAAACTTTGCCTGAAGGTATTTTGCTCACATTTTCAGCTAAGTAGCTTAGCAGTGGCTAAATAGATATTGCCCAGATGTTAACAAAGATggcaatcctaactccacttacctgagaTTAAGTCATATTGAATTAAATTGGACTTACCTCTGAGTGGACATGGCTAGGATTGGTTAGCGGCTTGGTTTTTAACACATTATACATCACTCTGTAAGCAAAGGTGATACTGTGAACCTCAGAGGGTTTGTAGACCATTCTTAGCAACCAAATATATCTTGGTGAACTAAGCACATAAAACAATGATGTTTGCACTTGCAAAGAATACTAAAGTGCTATACTGAAGCAGGCTATCAGGCTAGATTGTTGTCAGTGACAAGAGAATGTGTGTTATATGAAAAGAGGCGACTTTTCATTATATTGGGCAGGGGCGGACTTTGGTTATAAACTATAGTCTTGACTCTTTAATAACAGGAAGCGTCTTCTGTTCTTGTTCAGCAGATTCCAAAATGGGATTGGAAGCTCAGCAGAGGTACAGCACTGGGTATATCCAGTGTATGCACGAAGTCCACAATCTCCTCCTGACCTGCGAATGGATGGACAAGACCCTTGGGGCACGTCTACTGAACCACCTGCTGAAATCCTTGCCCAGATCTAGTGAGGAAACCTGCAAGGCAGACTTGAGTTCTACCACCCCTGGGAACAGCAAGGGGAATAGCACAGGGTCCAACCAATCTCAGGATCAGTTCCAGCCTGCCGAAGACAAGCCAGGGTTGAAAAAGCCATTCCAGCCCCAAACACCCTCGCACTGTAACCAGCGCGAGTCGTCTCCTCCCGGTCAGATCCTGCAGTCTCATTTTGCACACAATGGCATTAACATGGGGTCATTAGACATGTGGAGACCGTGGTAAAACTTGTCTTGGAGAAACCTTATTTCTAATCTTAGACCCTCTTTTATATGTATCTTATAGATATGCCTCTTTAAAACACTTTTTGGAGCAAGTCTGCTCCTGTAGGTGTACTAAAGACCAGGGTACTTCAAGACGAAGTAAACCGCTGCGTAGCCTGCATTGTAGAAGGCtgctattttattgtatttatttaatgcatCTAAATTATTTTATAGAATCTTCTCTTGGGCTGTTTAGTGTATGTGACTTATATAATGTTCCTTTTCATATGCTATTAAAAGAATTAACAACTTATTAATAAAAATAGAAACCACAGCGAGATGCTGGTCTTGCGTTTATGCAGCTACTTTTCTTAACTTTTCTTATGCAGCTACTGTTAAATTGGAGCatattgagccagaccattgatccatcggactcagtattgtctctacaccaattggcagtagctctccaggatttcaggcaaggatTTCTGCAAGTCCCACCTGGAGGTGTCAGGgtttgaacccagaaccttctgtgtcatgcaaagcagacactctaccactgagctattgccTGTTCCAAACCTGGTGAATTTCTACTTCCCAGGATTACAGACAGTAGGGGAAACTTGTCTCCATTGCTCCACTGCAactgaaggaaagaagaagaagcagttgtGTTCCTTAGCTTGCAAGTGTTCTAGAtgtgcagaaggctttttataagagAGAGCATCCAAACATGCTATTCCTCACCTGGAGTTTGAGATGGTACTGTTTAGCAGAACTTTGCAGCATAGTcctggaatagctcagtcagtagcgcatgagactcttcataTCAGGGTCGTGGGATCGAACCCACGTTGGGCGAAAGATCCCTGCACTTCAGGGAGTTGGGCTacatgacctttgtggtcccttccaactctacagatctatgattctatatggttCTCGTTGAAGGATCTTGCATCTTCAAGACCTAGGCGGACTTGATCAGGGCTTGATAAGGTATTGGTGAAGACTAAGTAGAAAACAGCTGGTATTTTGTAATGttggtaatacagtcataccttggatcccaaacgccctggaacttggacattttggctcccaaatgctgcaaacccggaagtgattgttccggtttgcaaacgttcttttgggaCCTGaatgtccgacacggcttccatggcttcttaTTGGcttcaggagtttcctgcagccaatcagaagccacgatttggttttcaaacgttttggaagtcgaacggacttccagaagggattccattcaacttccaaggtacaactgtagtattaatagtaatagtaatactaTATTATGACGGTGTCATTCTATGCCCAATTCCATCCCTTATTTGGAGTGAAGTTTTGATTATTGCTGATTATCCAATAGGATCAACCAATTCCCCCTTTTATTAGGTGGCTGCTGTACGTCtgtttcctcccaccccaaagGTAGCCAGATAGCTTCCCAAAGAAAACAAAATCCACACAGGCTGTCTTTTGTGCTAAACCATTAAGAAAGTGAGCTGTTCTGCTAAATAATAGTGTCAATTTGCTTAGATATTTCCCCTGTTGAACTTCCAAGATGAGACACGAATCCTGAACTCGTATGGCAAGATTCATTGAGAAGCCTACCTACAAGCACTGGGAGAACCCTCTAAACTTGATAGTCAACATTTGGTTGCTATGGTGCTCCAAGTTGAAAGCAATTAGAAGTTCTTTTCAGTTTAAAAGTAGAGAGCAAGGGGGAGGGATCCGCTTAAACAAACACTGTGCATACTAATTAATGACCCGTCAGAATCCGGACGCTAATTATGCACACTGATTTGTTTGATGAGAGTTAGGAAGAGTGAATGTCATCACCTTGTATTTTAGCACCTCTCTTAGTGTAACTCTTCTCTTTTTATCCTCTCCTCTTGAAAAGCCATTAGCAACGATAGCACCAGGATGGCAGTATTAAAAGCTGCCTTTGGGGAAACCAGGATGTCTCCTAGAATGCTCTAACAGCAGCACTTAAACTACCTTATCTATCAGTTCCAAAATAATGTTAGGTTGGGAAAAACTCCTCTTCAGCCTGAATGTCTTCCTTTCAAGCACTCCTTATGTTGTTATCAGACTTTGAGGTGGAATAACTGCATAGAATGCAAGGGATTTTTTCTGTTAAGGTTGTTAAGTTTTTGTTTAAAAGTAGCATTGCATTTCCATGCTGCAAAAACTTCAGCCTGTTTAGTGTTCGTTCACTGAGTAGAAGAGTTGTTCCAGAAAAAAAAGGTGACAATTCTAATTGGGTCATTATTATTTTATGCATGTTTTATTTGGTACTTAaattgtgtgcgtgcacacacacacaaacacagtttaCAAATGCAAGAAAACACAAGATGAAAGGAGGCAAGAAGGACAAGGGGGGATGTGGGTTATATAAAACTGATGAACCAGGTCACACCTTCATAAGAGTGGACAATCCCTGCAAGCTGATGGAAGTTTGCTTTTGCAATATGTTCTTTTAAAgcataaacaaaaccaaaaaataaaGCTGCAGTGGGACTTAAGGACTGGTAGTAAAGGGAGCAATCATTTAACTGAAATTGAAGGGCAAGTTGTGCCTGGTGAAACTGTTTCTTTTACGGAGTTATGCAGGTTTAAAAGGCCTGTCCTTTTTTTTGCATTGGTCCAGCCTTTGAAAACTCTGGGTCACTTCTGCAGATCCTCAGAAATCTAGCCTACTGTTTTAAACAGAAAATATGCTTCTAGTGCAGTATAAACAAGTGTATTCATAAATGTGGCGAGATTATCACTCTCTACTTTTTAATTAGGTTGCAAATATATGAAAATATCAGAACCTGGGCTTTGTATTTAAGTCTCAGTAGACTTTTGCTGTAGGAGCTTTATGCAATAATTCATTCAAGGGACAGAGTATTTGCTTTGCATCCAACCCCTTGATCCTAACAATCTTGTCCTCTGTCCTGTAATATGTGACAGCAGCAGTAGGCTGCCTGTATGCTGTGGCTCAGGTCACCAGGCACCAGACAAGGAgagggctcctgtacctttaCTAACTGCCCTGCACCAGCTAGGCacacctgctgaaatcccctcttctgcacaactattaAAAGTAGAAGAACCCTGTCCTGTTTGGTATCCGGTCATCCTAGCTATGGCAGATACATGGGACATGCTGGGAATGGCTTCctctggctggctaaaccaggtaaaggaagctgatgggtctcaaatcctcagtgagttagggacttcccctgcaccATGGGTCTCCAATTCTTATACTGTATCAGTTAGTTGACACCTTGTACacctccagcaactcctgcagccaagctggtgccagatgtcttgctctgctttcctttggaccacatcagtgagcccTGGGATGGGGGTCTTGTCatatgggcagcccaggacctccatacacactgcccaggcttgcgccccaaggAGGTgtctttggtgctgctaatgctgcAGTTTGACTTCATTCCTGAATGCGCAcactcaagacagatggatgccaacaacaggaaGCCTGAATTCAGTCCCACTATTTCCAGATCAAGCCTCTCATCTCAATGTGTGCTGGTGTGCGCATGGTTCTCTGTTCATTTTTAGTTgtgagggcttgccgatcggaaggtcggtggttcgaatccccgcgacggggtgagctaccgttgctcagtccctgctcctgcccacctagcagttcggaagcacgtcaaagtgcaagtagataaataggtaccgctccggtgggaaggtaaacggtgtttccgtgcgctgctctagttcaccagaagcagcttagtcatgctggccacatgacccagaagctgtacgctggctcccttcgccaataaagcgagatgagcgccacaaccccagagtcgtctgcaactggacctaatggtcaggggtccctttacctttacctttacagctctGAATGCTGACACAGAAATCCAGAGTGTGATCATTTGCATGTTTATTGAAATGTCAAGTCTGGCTTATTCTCAGACAAACACACATAGCTTTGTTGCTGTCATTTGGGAGATCTGGCACCCTTTTGCATGCGCAGTTCTAGCAGGGAATGTGTCTGCAGACACATGCTTCTGCGTATGGCTTCAGTGGGGCAGGTTAATTATGTAGAAGGAAATCTATATTTCATCAGAACTTACAGCCTACTGATGATGGAGTCCAGAATCCCAGTTCCAAATGTACTTGCTCAATGGTTTCAAGGATAGCTAGGTGTAAAAGAGGACATGGTCTCTGCACCTGTAATAGTTGCCCAAAAGATATACCTTGTCATGCTGTTATAGGTGCAGTTCTGCTATTAATGGTACAGAAGGCCAAGAACctgcttttgcatctggccacctACTAACTTTACATCCAAGTAAACATGCTGAAGATGGCAGGCGGCCATGTGATGTGAACGCAGATTTGCTGTATAAGATCTCATTGGTGAAGATGACTAGTAGTCATACCATCCTTCTCATTCTGTCTAAATACCACACATAGCTAGGAAGGGCAACTGTGTTGCTACTTGCAaaacacaattacagtggtacctctggttgcgaataagatctgttccggagccccgtttgcaacctgaaaggaacacaacccgcgtctgcgcacgcacatgacgtcattttgcgcatatgtgcatgcacgagtggcaaaacccggaagtaaccctttccggtacttctgggtcgccgcaggactcaacctgaaaagacgtaacctgaagcaaacataacaagagatatgactgtatagCCATGTTAATGTCAGTACCTGACGGTCATAGGACCAGGAAGTATTTGATCACAAACTAAGGATATAGGATACAGTACagtgccttttttgtttttactgtgtgGGGTGCTTTCTGCCATTTTaccaaaatcatagaattgtagagttggaaaggaccctcagagtcatctggtccaaccccctcctccctcacaatgcaggaatctcaactagatgaccatccaaccttttcttaaggagagtccaccacttcccgaaggagtccgttccactgtcgaatggTGCTTACTGACAGAAAATTCTTCCTTATGTTTagacagaatctcctttcttgtaacttggcgCCATTGGTTTCGGTTCCAATTAATTAAATAGATCCCTCAGTTACTCCACGAtagttgttttgtgtgtgtattctgatACCTGACGAACCAGATTTGTGTAAATTTGTGGTACCTCAAAGTGCGTTAGAAATCACCCTAAGCATCTTTGAAGGGAGGGCAAACATCACCTACCAAATCCCATGGTATCATATCACTTGCTCCGCATCACAGCAGGAGGAGCTACTGTTCCACCaaacaacacccctccccccatttccatCCGACAATTGCCGGCGGGTGTGCAAGGACGGGGAAGCCTTTCCTGCAAGCAACAGGAAAGCAGCTGAAGTTCAGAAGACCCAGAGCTTTTCCTCAATGTTAGCAGTAACATTGACTATTCAGGACCAGGAGAGGGAGTCATGGCACAGTTCCTGCAGGACTTAGGCGCTGCTACTGCTTTCTTTCCAAGTTACATAACCGAAAGGAAAAGTAGCGCTAGCAATATGAGTGCTTAGCTGCAGAATGTGGTTATTTTCACTTTGTGAAATACAAAACACTTTCCTTTGCGATTACTCAGcgaacagtgttgttgtttttaaattatttataaatttttacaaaaaattattggattttttggggggtgcaggggggtggGATTTTTCTTGGACAGGAAAGAAAGtacctttttccatatgtggtggtcttgtcatAAGGTTAAAGTTTACTGggcaatgatatataatgaattgaaaaagatgttcaagttaacatttgttaaaaacaacaacccagaagcttttctcttgggaattatggGATCAGAGTTACCTAAACAatacagaaatttatttatgtatgcaagcaCTGATGCAAGAATGATATccacccaaaaatggaaagaagaagtctggacaaaagaagaatggttaCAGAAATGAATGGACAATGCAGAAATgctgaaacttaccagaagaataagaaatcaagacaacagatttgtttttttaatcaaggAATGGAAAATAATTTATTGggtatttacaaacaaattgtaaacaattTAAGGCATTAGCAGGATTACTGTAAAAACTTGCAGTTTCTAAAACATGTATGAAATAGAGGAGGAAAAGAATAAAGAGAGTTAACTGGGATAtgcagagggggggaaatgggggtaAATTCATGGAACAtctggaagagggggagggagtcgAAGTTCAATATGTGAGgactgtttttatttctttgttgaaTTGTTTATTACAAATGAAAACTACAaataaacttattttttaaaagaatttttctTGGACTTGATTGCGTATgatatattcatagaatcatagaaccttaGAGTaagaagggactccaagggtcatctcgtccaaccccctgcaatgcaggaatatcagctaaagcatccatgagagatggtcacccaacctctgctttaaaagcccaaggaaggagagtccaccacctccagaggaagtctgttccactgccaaatgtttagtcggaatctcctctcttgcaacttgaagccattggttcgagtcccaccctccagagcaggagaaaacaagcatgctccctcctccatgtgacagcccttaagatatttgaagatggctatcttatctcctctcagtctcctcattTCCAGGcgaaacacacccagctccttcaagcactcctcataagtcttggtttccagaccctttattcATTTAGATCTTGATGTTGTTTCTTTCCTGCATGGGCTTTCAGTTTAACCCACAATGTAAACATTTCTAGGAAGTTCTAGAAAAGCTTCCTCCATGCGATTTCATTATAGAACAGTTATTATGAAACACTCTTTTATTATCAGCCAGTCCTCAAATTATGGTTCAgaagctaaaaaggtaaagggacccctgaccattaggtccagtcgtgaccgactctggggttgcggcgctcatctcgctttattggctgagggagccagtgtacagcttccgggtcatgtggccagcatgactaagccgcttctggtaaaccagagcagtgcacagaaatgccatttaccttcccgccggagcggtacctatttatctacttgcactttgatgtgctttcgaactgctaggttggcaggagcagggaccgagcaacacaagctcaccccatcgcggggaattcgaaccgccgaccttctgattggcaagtcctaggctctgtggtttgacccacagcgccacccgcatccctggttcAGAAGCTAGGAGGCATTTAATAATGAAGGCAAGGTAGAAGGTTATAAAActttgcatggcatggagaaaatggataaaTATGGATAACTCACGGGCATTCAGTGAAGCTgtatgttgaaagattcagggcagatgaaagaAAACGTATCTTCGTgcagctcatagttaaactatggaactcacttctgcaggagaCTGTGagggccagcaacttggatgacTATAAAGATTACACAGATTCATAAAGCTATCGTTGGCTACTAACCACAACacctatgttccacctccactgtcttgCACTCACTTCCTGTCTCCAGGCTTCCCACAGTCTTCTGGTTGGCcagtgagagaacaggatgctggactagatgggccattggcctgattcggCAGAGGCTTCTGGTGTCCATACAAATGACACAAGGTTACAAAACCAGCTCCTCAAGAATTTGGTCAAATCAGGTGTCTTGTTTATATTGCTTTATAAACAGCTCTGGCAGGCCTTTCTAGCTCAATACTGGCAGTAAACAAATCAATAATAAGAGCACCAGTACTTCCAAGTGTAGCTGCCCCATCTAATCTTTTACACAGAGCCAGCAGATATAACAGAACCTTCCAAGAAATATGGGGCCCTCCAGCGTTTTCATTGTGGTCTCATTGAGACACTGAAAATTCAGCACCTTGGGTGTTTGGGCCACAGTTTGAGAAGCATGCAGCAAGGCTGAATTTCATGAGCTATCATTGTCATTACCCAGTGAGGGCATTAAGATCAACAACTGAAGCTCAGTTGGTTTTGCCAGAGCATGATTATCATTGGGCTTTTTCACTGGTGGAACCTGTGTGATGGAATGCACTctctgctgaaatatgagaggccCCCTCTGTCTTGGTATTCTGATGCCTTTTGAAGATGCACCTGCTTACATAGGCATTCCCTTGATCTCTCAACCCAACTCTCCTGCTTTAGTTGCAATTTTGCTTTGAtgggattgttttattctttactttaattacagatttttaaaaatgcattaatcaTGAGATTGTTATATTGTGTGCTTTAATTACGGCTGTTTAATCCTTACGCAACTGGTTTTTATGCTTTGCAAACTGCTCAGAAGCCTGTTTTCTAGTAGGAAGAGGCATATAATAAATGAATCGATAAAATATATTCCTTTTCCTATAAGCACCCTGGGCATGAGAAGCACCATGGCCGCTTTCTCTGTTTTTGGCACCTGTGTGATGACAGTGGGTAAGGACGTTTCTCTGTTTATTGACAGTATTTGTAAAATAACATTCAAAACCCTAAagatgaaaacaaataaaaaataaaagcagaataaatgaaaataaataaagccagtGCAGTTCTTCAAGCATATATTTATTATCGTAGAACTGCTAAAGAATGGGTGTAGCAGGTGAGTGGACAGTAGCAATTCTCTCTTGCACATTATCCAATACTTCCTGATGGTTTGTTATACAACAGTGGTGGGGAATCCTTTTAGTGAGGGGCTTGCGTTACCTTCTGGGCCAGGCATtcccaaactcagtcctccagctgttttggaactacagttcccatcacccctgaccactggtcctgttagctagggatgatgggagttgtagtccccaaacagctggagggccgagtttggggatgcctgttctggGCAGTCTGACAAGGGCCAAGAGCCAGggacaaaagtgggcagagcaacacatAGTGATCTTACCTTGGTACAGTTGGctacagggctggcccacccatgaggcaaggcaaggcaaggcaagtgcctcaggtggcaggatccaatCTCCAAAGAATgcatcacctgctgctgctgacgCTGCCATGATAACAGCAACAGCCTCAGGgcactccttggaggccagatctgccaccTTCTCAGCAACCCTTTCCAATGCAGCCTCTGGGTGGTCTCTTACCCCCCCTCCCCATAGGAAGAAAAtggcaggggctgccctctggggtctcctgggctctgcacccaCCTAGTGTGCTAcagagcagccccccccccacaaacaacaacatttgattcccacttcaaccactGGGTAAGGTGGATTTGaccccccccaacacactttGTTCCCAATGTTCACTCACCCTTTCTTATCTGGCAGGAGTGAACACCGttctgtggtttgcctcaggtgccaaagggCATGTCTCCTCACTCTGGACAAGCAATAGTCATTAGAGCACATTCCAGCAGGAGGgacagaagtgggggggggtggaagaaCACATCCCAGCGAGCAAAAAATCTTGGGTGTGAGTGTGTGGCCTGGGGGGGATTCAAGGACCAGATAGAGcggtctgaagggccacattcagtccctgggcctgaggttccccatcactgccatGCATGCATGAACTGCACTAATCCAGAGTTACCTAATAGCACACAGTCCTATGGCCTACGGCCACGTCTCCTACTTTACCCAGGTCAGTTCTCTACTTGCCAGAAGACCTCCGCTGGAAGGAATCCTCCATCTGGTTCAAGTGTGGCTTAATGATAAAGAAGAAccaacacaggcacacacactaACCAGAGAGTTTAATACCCAGGTTATTAGGCTTGGCATGACTGCCAGCTTCCTGAGAATGATCACCGTGGAACTCAGCACTGCTTATTCCCTGCATAGGTTCAACTTGTATATAGCGCTCTGAGATTTAACAAAATACCTTTAGCCAGTTAGAATGCAACTGGGAGCTTTTCACTAGGTATTCAATTTTGTGAAGACGTATTAGTCTTTTAAACTGCTAGTATAAGAGCTccatcaaagaaaagaaatgagtaGCCTCAGCTGGATTATCTTCCtcattctctgac
Proteins encoded in this region:
- the LOC128414546 gene encoding transcription cofactor HES-6-like isoform X3, whose translation is MTATTLASYVQKLSNTKEERKLRKPLIERKRRERINNCLDQLKETVVGAFRLDQSKLEKADILEMTVKHLQNIQNSKVMADSKMGLEAQQRYSTGYIQCMHEVHNLLLTCEWMDKTLGARLLNHLLKSLPRSSEETCKADLSSTTPGNSKGNSTGSNQSQDQFQPAEDKPGLKKPFQPQTPSHCNQRESSPPGQILQSHFAHNGINMGSLDMWRPW
- the LOC128414546 gene encoding transcription cofactor HES-6-like isoform X1, whose product is MQAEQGNHVRESPRRQGEQPAAKGLSPLSPLSLGAGEVDYNDCHNPGQLRAEAFQHQRGKEGMSHSLRKPLIERKRRERINNCLDQLKETVVGAFRLDQSKLEKADILEMTVKHLQNIQNSKVMADSKMGLEAQQRYSTGYIQCMHEVHNLLLTCEWMDKTLGARLLNHLLKSLPRSSEETCKADLSSTTPGNSKGNSTGSNQSQDQFQPAEDKPGLKKPFQPQTPSHCNQRESSPPGQILQSHFAHNGINMGSLDMWRPW
- the LOC128414546 gene encoding transcription cofactor HES-6-like isoform X2 is translated as MQAEQGNHVRESPRRQGEQPAAKGLSPLSPLSLGAGEVDYNDCHNPGQLRAEAFQHQRGKEGMSHSLRKPLIERKRRERINNCLDQLKETVVGAFRLDQSKLEKADILEMTVKHLQNIQNSKVMDSKMGLEAQQRYSTGYIQCMHEVHNLLLTCEWMDKTLGARLLNHLLKSLPRSSEETCKADLSSTTPGNSKGNSTGSNQSQDQFQPAEDKPGLKKPFQPQTPSHCNQRESSPPGQILQSHFAHNGINMGSLDMWRPW
- the LOC128414546 gene encoding transcription cofactor HES-6-like isoform X4, with product MTATTLASYVQKLSNTKEERKLRKPLIERKRRERINNCLDQLKETVVGAFRLDQSKLEKADILEMTVKHLQNIQNSKVMDSKMGLEAQQRYSTGYIQCMHEVHNLLLTCEWMDKTLGARLLNHLLKSLPRSSEETCKADLSSTTPGNSKGNSTGSNQSQDQFQPAEDKPGLKKPFQPQTPSHCNQRESSPPGQILQSHFAHNGINMGSLDMWRPW